The genomic interval ggacacagtctcagcgCAAGGGGTAgttcatttgggactgagatgaggagcaatttctttgcTCTGAGGATGGTggctctttggaattctctgtcacaAAGAGCTTAAAGCTCAGTCTTTGAGGACATTAAAGACTGAGATGGCTCGATTTACAGATAGTAAAGACATCAAGGGAGATGGGGAAAGTGAGAGAAGCTGCTGTTGAGGGAGGGAAACAGCCTCTCCGCACCCACCCTGTCGAGCACCCACCCCCTCTCAGCACCCACCCTGTCGAGCACCCTCCCATCCACAGGAtatgatatgtttcaataagatcacttctcattcttctaaactccaatggggtaCAGGCCGCAACCTGCTCAAACATTTCTCCGTTAGACACGttcccttcaccccaggaatcagcccagtcaactttctctgaactgcctccaatgcgagTGTATCCCACCctcggtaaggagaccaaaactctgcacagcactccagctgtggaAACACCAATGCCCCGTACGGTTGTGGTGAGACTTCCTGTCTTTTATACTtcaggtgtggtttcaccaaggcacTGTACAGCCGCGGTAAAACCCTAATCTTTCACCTTGCAAATGTATGAATtctgaacaggagtagaccactcggcccctccagcctgcccccccccccattcaataagatcatgactgatctgactataacctcaaccccacattcctaccgaccccagataacctttcacccccataCCCTTTCACCCCCTTCATTAATCAAGATGCTATCTCGCTCcaccttagaaatattcaaagactctgctcccactgccttttgaagaagagtgTTCCAGAGGTTCTACCCTctcagagaaaacaattctcatctccgtctgaaatggatgattccttatttttaaacagtgaccccctagctCTAGATTTTCCCAGAAgaagaaacatcttctccatgtccaccctgtcaatacccctcaggatctgaaaggtttTGATCGAGTCGCCTCTTAGTCTTCCAAATTCCAGCGGATAGAAACCCAGCCTCTCCAATccttcctcacaagacaacctgcccattcctggtattagtctggtaaaccttcttccaaaatagaacatagaacagtacagcacagaacaggcccttcagcccacgaagctgaagattgacatctttccttaaataaggaggctaatactgtacacaatattcccgatgtggtctccccaaagccctgtacaactgaagcataacctccccacTTTTGTAACttgaacccttggggacgagtgaccataatcatagactccctacagtgcagaaggaggccattcgtcaaatcaagcctgcaccgaccacaatcccacccaggccctgttcctgttatcccacacatttaccctgctaatccccctgacactagggttaatatagcatagccaatgcacctaacctgcacatctttggactgtgggaggaaaccggagcgcccggaggaaacccacgcagacacggggagaacgtgcaaactccgcacagacagtgacccgagaccaggaatatggtagaattctttgtcaaggtggatggtGATGGAGttcattctgagaccagggtcctgaatctcaataaagggaaCTATGGTGGTATGAGgcgtgaattggccatgacagACTGGGAAGCATTATTGAAAGAAAAGACAGTGGATAGTCAATGGCAGCCATTTAAAAAGAaataggttagaatcatagaatcccaacagcgcagaaggaggccattcggcccattgagtttgcaccaaccataatcccacccagaccctttccccataacccaatgcatttacccgagctagtccccgtGACTCTAatgaccaatttagcatggccaatccagctattccacacagctttggactgcagGACGAAAcccaagaaacccatgcagatgtggggagaacgtgcaaactccacacagacagtgacccaagccgggaatcaaacctgggtccctggcactgtgaggcagcagtgctaaccactggaggtGAACTTCAGAGGGTGCAAGAGTGGCAAAGGAATTGTGGctgaaccatggcttacaagggaaattagagattgtatcagattcaagaaagaagcaaacgcactggcaagaaaaagcaataggcctgaggattgggagcagtttaaaattcagcaaaggaggaccaagggattgattcagAAGGGGAAGATAGACTATGAAAGTAAGCTCGTGGGGAACATAAaacctgactgtaaaagtttctgtaggtatgtaaagagacaaatattgacaaaaatgaatgtaggccccttacagtcagaaacgggagaattcataacggggaataaagaaatgtttgaggaattaaatttgtactttgcttcagtcttcacaaaggcaggcatgaataatgtaccagacgttctgagagaaacaagttttagaaaggagctgaaggaaatcagcattagtagagaaatggtgttggggaaattgatgggattgaagttggataaatctccagatcctgataatcttcatcccagagtacttatggaagtggccctggaaatagtagatccattggtggttattttccaaaattctttgcactctggactggttcctacagattggagggtaggtaATGTAagtccgctattcaaaaagggatgtagagagaaaacagggaactacagaccagtgagcctaacgtcgggactggggaagttgctagaatccattatcaaggattccataactcggcatttggaaggcagtggtataatcagacaaagtcagcatggatttacagaagggaaatcatgcctgacgaatctattggaattttttgaggatgtaactagtagagttgaccgaggagaaccagtgggtgtggttgatttagactttcagaaggctttcgacaaggtctcacacaaaagactgcaatgtaaagttaaagcacatgggattgcaggtaatgtcttgagatggatagaaagctggttagcagataggaagcaaagagttggcataaaggggtctttctctgattggcagtcagtaactagtggggttccgcagggatctgtgctgggaccccaactgttcacattatatattaatgatttggaagagggaactgaatgtattatctccaaatttgcagatattagaaagttgggtgggagggtgagctgtgaggaggatgcagagatgcttcagcatgatttggacaggctgagtgtgtgggtatctgcatggcagatgcagtataatgtggataaatgtgaggttatccactttggtagcaataataggaagacagattactacttgaatgggtgtaaattgagagggatGGAttttcagcgagaccttggagtcctcgtgcatcagtcgctgagagtaagcgcgcaggtacagcaggcagtgaagaaggcaaatggtatgttggccttcatagcgagaggatttgagtgcaggaatcgggatgttttgctgcaattgtacagggcattggtgaggccacacctggagtattgtgtgcagttttggtgtccttatctgaggaaggatgtccttgctatagtgggagtacagcaaaggtttaccaggctgattcctgggatggcagatctgtcatgtgaggagagactaaaacggttaggattatattcactggcgtttagaagagtgagaggggatctcatagaaacttataaaattctaacaggttagaCAGGGaagattgagaaagaatgttcccaatggtgggggagtccagaactaggggtcatagtttgaggataaggggtaaaccttttaggattgaggtgaggcgaaatttctttacccagagggtggtgaatgtgtggaattcactcccacagaaagtagttgaggccaaaacgttgtgagatttcaagaagaaattagatattgctcttggggctaaagggatcgagggatatggggggaagggggaatcaggatattgaatttgatgatcagccatgatcagaatgaatggaggagcaggctcagagggccgaatggtctcctcctgcttctagttcgtatgtaatcaattcccctcacaaacaATAATGTTCTATTAGATTTCCTAGTTACTTACTGAAGctgtagccttttgtgattcaaaaGGGAAAGCagtggcataagaacataagaaataggagcaggagtaggccatctagcccctcgagcctgccccgccattcaataagatcatggctgatctgatagtggtttagttccacttacccgcctgatccccataacccttaattcccttattgatcagaaatctatctacctgtgacttaaacatatttaacgaggtagcctccactgcttcaatgggcagagaattccagagattcactaccctctgagagaagaagttcctcctcaactctgttctaaactgactcccccttattttgaggctgtgtcctctagttcttgtttcctttctaagtggaaagaatctctctgcctctaccctgttgagccccttcattatcttatatgtctctatatgtctctatgagatctcccctcagccttctaaactccaacgagtacaggcccaatctactcataagctaaccccctcatctctggtatcaacctggtgaaccttctctgtactccctccaaggccactatatcctttcgcaaacaaggggaccaaaattgcacacactactcgagttgcggcctcaccagtaccttgtacaattgcagcaagacctccctgcttttatacctctcgcgataaaggccaacattccatttgccttcttgatcacctgctgcacctgcaaactgagtttttgcgattcatgcccaaggacccccaggtccctctgcacagtagcatgttgtaatttttcaccatttaaatagtagtccattttactattattccttccaaagtggataacctcacacttgtcaacgttatactccatctgccagatcctcgcccactcacttagcctatccaaatctctctgcagactttccacatcctccacgcaattcgctttcccactcatctttgtgtcatccgcaaactttgttaccctacactcggtcccctcctccagatcgtttatgtatatggtaaatagttgaggccccagcaccgatccctgcggcacgtcactagtcatcaactgccaaccagaaaagcacccatttattccgactctctgcttcctgttagatagccaatcctcaatccacgctaacactttacccccaactccgtgtaccctaatcttctgcagcaaccttttgtgaggcaccttatcgaacgccttctggaaatccaaaaacaccacatccactggttcccctctgtcaaccgcactcgttacatcttcataaaaatccagcatAGTGCTGTtgtcattgaacatagaacatagaacagtacagcacagaacaggcccttcggcccacgaggttgtgccgagctttatctgaaaccaagatcaagctatcccactccctatcatcctggtgtgctccatgtgcctatccaataaccgcttaaatgttcctaaagtgtctgactccactatcactgcaggcagtccattccaccccccaaccactctctgcgtaaagaacctacctctgatatccttcctgtatctcccaccacgaaccctatagttatgcccccttgtaatagctccatccacccgaggaaatagtctttgaacgttcactctatccatccccttcatcattttatacacttctattaagtctcccctcagtctcctccgctccagagagaacagccctagctccctcaacctttcctcataagacctaccctccaaaccatgcagcatcctggtaaatctcctctgcactctctccagcgcttccacatccttcttatagtgaggtgaccagaactgcacgcaatattccaaatgcggtctcaccaaggtcctgtacagttgcagcataatcccacggctcttaaactccaaccccctgttaataaaagctaacacactataggccttcttcacagctctatccacttgagtggcaacctttagagatctgtggatatggaccccaagatctctctgttcctccacagtcttcagaaccttacctttgaccctgtaatccacatttaaatttgtcctaccaaaatgaatcacctcacatttatcagggttaaactccatctgccatttttcagcccagctttgcatcctatctatgtctctttgcagtctacaacagccctccacctcatccactactccaccaatcttggtgtcatcagcaagttacTAATCTAGCAagattagtaatctagagacccagggcaacgctctgggtacctgggttcaaattccaccacggcagacagtgacatttgaattcagtacaaatctggaattaaaagtataaTAATGACCATGGAACTGTTGtcgattgtaaaaacccatctggttcattaatgtctgtatctggtctggcctactcctgattctcaacccacagcaatgtgttctaCTCTTAAACACCCTCAGGAATGGGCCGTGAATGCTGGCCCAACCTGTGACGCCCACAAAAAAACAAATGCACTTGGACTCCCAGATCCATGTGCGTCTGCAGTTAAAGAGcagtgttggagatggtcattatttggcactaatctctctctctttgtgttgccAATACAGATGTGAAGTTTGCGGGAAGCGATTCGCTCAGTCAGGGAAGCTGATGATTCACCAGTGCATCCATACGGGAGACAAGCCTTTCAAATGTGACAGCTGCGGACGCTCCTATAACCGGTTGGACAACCTACGAAGGCACCAGCGCACCCATCTGATCGAGCGACCATTCAAGTGCCCCGTCTGTGGCAAGGGTTTCACCGACTCCTCCTGCCTGCTGGCCCACCAGCGCGTCCACTCCAGTGAAAAGCCGTTCAAGTGCAGTGTCTGTGGCCGTGGCTTCACCCGCtcagccaagctggcactgcaccAGTGCCTGCATACTGGGGAGCGGCCCTACCGCTGTGGTGAGTGCGGCAAGAGCTACAACCGCTCAGAGAACCTCAAACGGCACCAGCGCAGCCACACCCGGGCTCGCAAGGCACTGCGCTGCCTTCTCTGCCAAAAATCCTTCAATCTCTTCTCCACCTTCCTGGCACACCAGGCCAGCCACACCGGTGAGAAGCCCTTCAAGTGTCCTGTTTGCCAGAAGGGCTTCGGCATGTCCTCCTCTCTGCTGGCTCACCAGTCCATCCACACTGGCGACAAACCATACTGCTGCCAGACATGCGGCAGCAGCTACAACCGGCTCGATAACCTCCGGAGGCACCAGCGCAGTCACCAGGGAGCCCCCACTGACTTGAGGTGGGAGACCAGGGGCCGGAGGAAGGCCAAGAAGCCACTGCCCACCGGGGCTGAGCCCGGGCACCAGGCCGGAAGCTGGGCAACACCCAGCAAAGCAGGGGATGACTCGCTTTCACTGCAGACAGACCCAGTCATTCATGTCCAGACGCGGTTTCggtgtgatgtctgtggggaaacATTCAAGGAGCCCTCGGCGCTTCAGACGCACCGACTAACACATTCCGAGACCGCGTATCGATGTGACATCTGTGAGGAACTCTTTCCTGATCCGTCTGCGTTTCAGGAACACCGGCTAACGCATGCCGAGACTGCGTATCGATGTGACATCTGTGAAGAACTCTTTCCCGATCCGTCTGCGTTTCAGGAACACCGGCTAACGCATGCCGAGACCGCGTATCGATGTGACGTCTGTGAGGAACTCTTTCCCAATCCGTCTGCGTTTCAGGAACACAGACTAACGCATGCCGAGACCGCGTATCGATGTGACGTCTGTGAGGAACTCTTTCCTGATCCGTCTGCGTTTCAGGAACACAGACTAACACATGCCGAGACTGCGTATCGATGTGACGTCTGTGAGGAACTCTTTCCTGATCCGTCTGCGTTTCAGGAACACCGGCTAACGCATGCCGAGACTGCGTATCGATGTGATGTCTGTGAGGAACTCTTTCCCGATCCGTCTGCGTTTCAGGAACACAGACTAACGCATGCCGAGACCGCGTATCGATGTGACATCTGTGAGGAGCTCTTTCCCGATCCGTCTGCGTTTCGGGAACACCGGCTAACGCATGCCGAGACTGCGTATCGATGTGACGTCTGTGAGGAACTCTTTCCCGATCCGTCTGCATTTCAGGAACACCGGCTAACACATGCCAAGACCGCGTATCGATGTGACGTCTGTGAGGAGCTCTTTCCCGATCCGTCTGCGTTTCAGGAACACCGGCTAACGCATGCCGAGACTGCGTATCGATGTGATGTCTGTGGAGACAGTTTTTCTGAGCTTTCTGCACTTGAGACACATGGACTGACCCATGCCGAGACTGCGTATCGATGTGATGTGTGCGGAGAGCTCTTCCCCGATCCGTCGGGCCTCCAGACGCACCAACTGACCCATGTTGAGACCTCCTACGACTGCAATGTCTGTGGAATGAGCTTTACCGCACCATCTGCCCTCCAGAAGCACCGGCTGATTCACGCCAAGAGACCGGTCCACCGATGTAATGTCTGCGGCAAGTCTTTCAAACAATCGTCCGATCTCCTGGTGCACAGCTATGTCCACACTGGTGAGCGGCCGTTTGGCTGCACCGTGTGTGGCCGGAGCTTCACCAAAGCAACCTCTCTCCGTGCGCACCAGGCGATCCACACTGGCCAGAAGTCTTATTGCTGCCACGCCTGCCCTAAGAGCTACAACCGGCTTGACAACCTGCGTCGGCACCAGCGGGTGCACCTGGGCGACCGGCCATTCCGCTGTACCGTCTGTGGCGACAGCTTCATCTCCTCAGCTCTGCTGCGTGCTCACCGGGCTGGCCACAGCTATAAGTGCCAGGGCTGCGGCGAGACTTTTGCCCGGCCAACCTCCCTGGCTGAGCACCAGTGCCCTGGGGCGGCACAGCCTCCAGAGAGTAGGGGTGACGGGGAAGAGGATTCTGGTGCTGCCACCACTGCCGAGCcgctgcctccctccccacctgacCAGGTCATTCACGTGGCCACGCGGTTTGAGTGCGAGGTGTGTGGCCAGGCCTTTGCGGATGCACGTGACCTCCAAGCTCATCGGCCCCACCACCTGGAGAGATCATGTGAGTGCCTGGAGTGCGGAGAGATCTTCAACAGCAGGGCTGCCCTCCAAGAACACTGCACTATCCACACTGAACCCTCCTACCAGTGCGGTGTGTGTGGAGAGATCTTCAACGATTCATCCTCACTCGAAGCTCATAAACCCATCCACTCTGAACCCTCCTACCAGTGCGGTGTGTGTGGAGAGATCTTCAACGATTCATCCTCACTCGAAGCTCATAAACCCATCCACTCTGAACCCTCCTACCAGTGCGGTGTGTGTGGAGAGATCTTCAACGATTCATCTTCACTGGAAACTCATAAACCCATCCACTCTGAACCCTCCTACCAGTGCGGTGTGTGTGGAGAGATCTTCAACGATTCATCTTCACTGGAAACTCATAAACCCATCCACACTGAACCCTCCTACCAGTGCGGTGTGTGTGGAGAGATCTTCAACGATTCATCCTCACTCGAAGCTCACCGGGTGATGCATGTCGAGCGAAGCTTCAAGTGCAGTGGATGTGGCCAAAGCTTTGAGAGCCCCTTGGCTCTGTCCTCCCATCACTGCAGGAACATAGGGGCCAAGCCCTTCCGATGCCTGCTGTGTGGCAAAGGGTTCAGCCAGGCCATTTCTCTGAGGAAGCACCGCTGCCCCAGCCCAGGGGATAGACGCACCTTCCGCTGGGCGGTGGGTAGCAACCGGCTCAATCAGCCTCTGCCGCCCCCCATTCCTCGAGGGGCACGCCTCTCTAGCCGCCCCCGGGAGCGCTGTTTCAAATGTGACGTCTGTCCCAAGAGCTACAACCGGCTCGACAACCTGCGCCGGCACCAGCGGGTGCACCTGGGCGACCGGCCATTCCGCTGTACCGTCTGTGGTGACAGCTTCATCTCCTCTGCATCACTACGAGCTCACCGGGCTGGGCATGGCGCCCGGGGTGGTTACAAGTGTGAGGCTTGTGGCGAGACCTTTGGCAGCGCCGCCTCGCTGACTGAGCACAGGTGCAGCCAACCCTTCAAGTGGTCAGTTGAAGAGCCCCCAGTGGTTGATGCCtccccgccttcctcctcctcctcctccccccatccaGGCCTCGGGGTCCGGGAAGCTCCCGGGAGCCTCCCTGCCGCCCTCTCTGTGCAGCCAAGCCGGCCGTTCGAGTGTGACGTGTGTGGGGAGAACCTGAGTGATGCTTTCTCCCTGCAGACGCACCAGCTCCTCCACACCTGGGAGAAGCCATTCCGCTGTGACCTCTGCGACCAAAGCTTTGAGGATTCCTCTTCCCTGACGGAACACCAGCTCACCCACGTCACTGAGCCTGAATCCCCCGCCCAGTATAAATGTGGGCAATGCCAGGAGAGCTTCGACAACCTGTCTTCCCTGACAGAACACCAGCTCACCCACGTTCTGGAGTCTGAGTCCCCCGCCCAGTACAaatgtgggcagtgccaggagaccTTCGACAATCTGACCTCACTGGGCCAGCACCAGCTGCTCCACACCTGGGAGAAGCCATTCCGCTGTGACCTCTGCGACCAAACCTTCGAGGATTCCTCTTCCCTGACGGAACACCAGCTCACCCACGCCACTGAGCCTGAATCCCCGAGGCGGTACGagtgtgggcagtgccaggcaaaCTTTGATGGTCTGTCCTCGCTGCATGCTCACCAGCTCCTGCACGCTTGGCAGCGTGCTCCCTTCAAGCGCGAGCAGGACTTTGAGGAGCTCGCCCCGAGCGAGCAGGGGCTCCCAGGCTGTGAGTGCCAGGCATGCGGCGAGCTCCTGGCGGATCCTGCTGCCCTGCAGGCTCACCGACACCTGGTTCATGGGCAGGAGCCCCCTGCCCCTTCCTCCCGTGAGAAACCCTACCGGTGCTCGATCTGCCAGAAGACATTTGCGCTTCACTCGGCGCTAAGGGCTCACCAGACCATCCACACCGGAAACAAGCCTTACCGCTGCGATGTGTGCGCCCGCAGTTACAACCGACTGGACAACCTCCGGCGCCACCAGTACTCCCACCTCAAGGCTGCCCGTTGATGGATGGTGCAGCGTCGATTACTCTGGACTCAGCAGCAACCCGGTGAGACCGGGAGTGTGCCTTGACCATCTCTCCGAGCCGGGAATGGACAAGGCAAAGCTGGGGATGAATTGGCCAGACATCTGTCCAGCACAAAGACTATggaccctcatccctggaatccagCGTTGGCGCCAGTGCTCCTGTGCAAAGACCAGGGGagaattgtgggggtggggaacaaactGGGGAAGGTTTGAGTCTGATCTGTGATGGACCTGATTGGGAAGAACTACAGACAGGAagatggagggagctttactctgtatctaaccccgtgctgtccctgtcctgggagtgtttgatggggacagtgtagagggagctttactctgtatctaaccccgtgctgtccctgtcctgggagtgtttgatggggacagtggagagggagctttactctgtatctaaccccgtgctgtacctatccagtCAGACAGTCTCAAATCTCTTCACATCATTGGGTTAATTTATGGTACATTGGCAAGAAGGCAATTGTTTAGGTGGTGTCAGGTGTGAGAgaattattgactgcagctcaactAGGGGAACTCACTCCTTGACTTGTTTCCCTTTGTGGAACCTTCAACTCCCACTGAAGACAAAATTGGACTAAAGATTCCTCTGAAAAATGACAGCTCCaacagtgtggtgctccctcagtatcatccctctgacaatgcagtgctccctcgttatttaccttctgacagtgcgacactccctcgttactgaccctctgacagtgcgacactccctcagtactgaccctctgacagtgcagcactccctcagtactgaccctctgacagtgcggcactccctcagtactgaccatctgacagtgcagcactccctcaatactgaccctctgacagtgcagca from Mustelus asterias unplaced genomic scaffold, sMusAst1.hap1.1 HAP1_SCAFFOLD_261, whole genome shotgun sequence carries:
- the LOC144485991 gene encoding uncharacterized protein LOC144485991 isoform X5 gives rise to the protein MIHQCIHTGDKPFKCDSCGRSYNRLDNLRRHQRTHLIERPFKCPVCGKGFTDSSCLLAHQRVHSSEKPFKCSVCGRGFTRSAKLALHQCLHTGERPYRCGECGKSYNRSENLKRHQRSHTRARKALRCLLCQKSFNLFSTFLAHQASHTGEKPFKCPVCQKGFGMSSSLLAHQSIHTGDKPYCCQTCGSSYNRLDNLRRHQRSHQGAPTDLRWETRGRRKAKKPLPTGAEPGHQAGSWATPSKAGDDSLSLQTDPVIHVQTRFRCDVCGETFKEPSALQTHRLTHSETAYRCDICEELFPDPSAFQEHRLTHAETAYRCDICEELFPDPSAFQEHRLTHAETAYRCDVCEELFPNPSAFQEHRLTHAETAYRCDVCEELFPDPSAFQEHRLTHAETAYRCDVCEELFPDPSAFQEHRLTHAETAYRCDVCEELFPDPSAFQEHRLTHAETAYRCDICEELFPDPSAFREHRLTHAETAYRCDVCEELFPDPSAFQEHRLTHAKTAYRCDVCEELFPDPSAFQEHRLTHAETAYRCDVCGDSFSELSALETHGLTHAETAYRCDVCGELFPDPSGLQTHQLTHVETSYDCNVCGMSFTAPSALQKHRLIHAKRPVHRCNVCGKSFKQSSDLLVHSYVHTGERPFGCTVCGRSFTKATSLRAHQAIHTGQKSYCCHACPKSYNRLDNLRRHQRVHLGDRPFRCTVCGDSFISSALLRAHRAGHSYKCQGCGETFARPTSLAEHQCPGAAQPPESRGDGEEDSGAATTAEPLPPSPPDQVIHVATRFECEVCGQAFADARDLQAHRPHHLERSCECLECGEIFNSRAALQEHCTIHTEPSYQCGVCGEIFNDSSSLEAHKPIHSEPSYQCGVCGEIFNDSSSLEAHKPIHSEPSYQCGVCGEIFNDSSSLETHKPIHSEPSYQCGVCGEIFNDSSSLETHKPIHTEPSYQCGVCGEIFNDSSSLEAHRVMHVERSFKCSGCGQSFESPLALSSHHCRNIGAKPFRCLLCGKGFSQAISLRKHRCPSPGDRRTFRWAVGSNRLNQPLPPPIPRGARLSSRPRERCFKCDVCPKSYNRLDNLRRHQRVHLGDRPFRCTVCGDSFISSASLRAHRAGHGARGGYKCEACGETFGSAASLTEHRCSQPFKWSVEEPPVVDASPPSSSSSSPHPGLGVREAPGSLPAALSVQPSRPFECDVCGENLSDAFSLQTHQLLHTWEKPFRCDLCDQSFEDSSSLTEHQLTHVTEPESPAQYKCGQCQESFDNLSSLTEHQLTHVLESESPAQYKCGQCQETFDNLTSLGQHQLLHTWEKPFRCDLCDQTFEDSSSLTEHQLTHATEPESPRRYECGQCQANFDGLSSLHAHQLLHAWQRAPFKREQDFEELAPSEQGLPGCECQACGELLADPAALQAHRHLVHGQEPPAPSSREKPYRCSICQKTFALHSALRAHQTIHTGNKPYRCDVCARSYNRLDNLRRHQYSHLKAAR